The Methanomicrobia archaeon region AGATTGTAGATTTATTTTATACAGTAAAGATATAAAACTAGGTGAATGGTGGTAACAGAAGAGGATAAGGAGAGATCGGTGGTACTGCGGGTGGCAGAGGCGTATCATCGTGATGCCGGTCGGTGGATCGCACGAATCGATACGGAGACGATGCGATCGCTCGGGCTCATTCCCGGAGACGTGATCGAGATCGAGGGGAAGAGCATAGCGACCGCGATTGTGCACCCTGCCTACTCGCCGGACAGTGGCAAGTCCATTATTCGCATCGACGGGAGCATCCGGAGCAATGCAGGCGTTGCCATTGATGACCGGGTGCGGATACGGCAGACGCTGGCGAAAGAAGCGAAACGAATTACTCTCGCACCGACGCAGCCGATCCGGATCGCGGGCGGCGAGCGGTATTTATTGAGCCGGTTAAAGGGCGTGCCCATCACAAAAGGTCAGATCATTCGGGTTGAATTGCTTGGCAATCCTGTTTCCTTTGTCGTCACCAATACCGTTCCCGTTGGCACGGTCATTCCGAACATCGATACTGAGATCGTCCTCCGCGAGGCACGAACAGAGGCGTTAGCGGTACCGCGTGTGACCTACGAGGACATCGGCGGTCTGAAACGCGAGATCAGCATGATCAGGGAGATGATCGAATTACCGCTCAGACATCCGGAGCTCTTCGAGCGGCTGGGGATCGAGCCGCCAAAGGGCGTGCTCCTCCATGGACCTCCGGGCACCGGTAAGACCATGATCGCAAAGGCCGTGGCCAATGAGACGGACGCGAATTTCCACTCGATCTCCGGTCCCGAGATCATGAGCAAGTTTTATGGTGAGAGTGAGCGGCACTTGCGTGAGATCTTTGAGGAAGCCGATAAGAACGCACCCTCCATCATCTTCATTGATGAGCTGGACTCTATCGCACCGAAGCGTGGTGAGACCACCGGTGAGGTCGAGCGACGCGTGGTCGCGCAATTGCTCTCGCTGATGGACGGGCTTGAATCGCGCGGGCAGGTCGTGGTCATCGGAGCAACGAACCGACCGAATGCGCTCGATGAGGCCCTGCGAAGAGGTGGACGGTTCGATCGCGAGATAGAGATCGGCATTCCAGATCGGAACGGACGCGAGGAGATCTTACAGGTGCATACTCGTGGTATGCCGCTTGCTGACGATGTGAATCTCAAAGTTGTGGCGAATATCACGCACGGATTTGTCGGTGCGGATCTAGCGACCTTATGCAAGGAAGCAGCGATGCATGCGCTCAGGCGGATTCTGCCGGAGATCGATATTGAGAAGGACATCCCGCCGGAGGTTATGGAGCGATTGACGGTGCAGAATGATGATTTCACGGCCGCCCTGAAAAATACGGAGCCCTCAGCACTGCGTGAGGTCTTTATTGAGGTGCCGAACGTAAAGTGGGTGGACATTGGCGGTCTGGATCGTGTGAAGCAGGAGTTGAAGGAGGTTGTTGAGTGGCCGCTCAAGTATTCTGAAGCCTTTAAACAGCTCAATACCCAGCCGCCGAAGGGCATTATCCTGTTTGGGCCGCCGGGCACGGGCAAGACGATGCTCGCCAAGGCAGTTGCAAACGAAAGCGAGGCGAATTTCATCTCGATCAAGGGCCCGGAGCTGCTCTCGAAGTGGGTGGGCGAATCAGAACGCGCAGTCCGCGAGGTCTTCCGTAAAGCGAAGCAAGCTTCACCTTGTATCATCTTCCTCGATGAGATCGATTCGATCGCACCCGTACGGGGCGTAGGATTTGACTCACACGTAACCGAGCGGGTGGTTTCGCAGATCCTCACCGAGATGGACGGACTGGAGGAGTTGAAAGACGTGATCGTGATCGCAGCGACCAACCGGCCGGATATGGTCGATCCCGCGCTGCTCAGGCCAGGGCGACTCGATCGTCTGATTTATATCCAGGTGCCGGATAACGAGACGAGGAAGAAGATCTTTGAGGTGCATCTGAGGGGAAAGCCGATCGGCAAGGATGTCTCGAGCGATGAGCTCGCGGCGATGACCGATACCTACGTTGGTGCGGACATCGCGGCGATCGTGAGGGAGGCGGTGATGGCGGCCTTACGTGCGTTCCTCGCCTCAGGCGTTTCGGAAGAGCAGCTTGGCGATAGGCTCAAGAACATCGTGATACACAAGCAGCATTTTGAGATCGCGATACGGACCGTAAAGCCGACTTCGGGCCCAGGAGCGCAGCAGGAGTTTGAGGCACGGGCAGAGGATTTGGTGAGACATGCTTATGCGTAATCAGGTTATACTGATAAGAGGAAAGGTAGTAAAATGGAAAAGCATCAAAAGCGGATAGCAGCACCACGGAGCTGGAAGATAGCG contains the following coding sequences:
- a CDS encoding AAA family ATPase; the encoded protein is MVVTEEDKERSVVLRVAEAYHRDAGRWIARIDTETMRSLGLIPGDVIEIEGKSIATAIVHPAYSPDSGKSIIRIDGSIRSNAGVAIDDRVRIRQTLAKEAKRITLAPTQPIRIAGGERYLLSRLKGVPITKGQIIRVELLGNPVSFVVTNTVPVGTVIPNIDTEIVLREARTEALAVPRVTYEDIGGLKREISMIREMIELPLRHPELFERLGIEPPKGVLLHGPPGTGKTMIAKAVANETDANFHSISGPEIMSKFYGESERHLREIFEEADKNAPSIIFIDELDSIAPKRGETTGEVERRVVAQLLSLMDGLESRGQVVVIGATNRPNALDEALRRGGRFDREIEIGIPDRNGREEILQVHTRGMPLADDVNLKVVANITHGFVGADLATLCKEAAMHALRRILPEIDIEKDIPPEVMERLTVQNDDFTAALKNTEPSALREVFIEVPNVKWVDIGGLDRVKQELKEVVEWPLKYSEAFKQLNTQPPKGIILFGPPGTGKTMLAKAVANESEANFISIKGPELLSKWVGESERAVREVFRKAKQASPCIIFLDEIDSIAPVRGVGFDSHVTERVVSQILTEMDGLEELKDVIVIAATNRPDMVDPALLRPGRLDRLIYIQVPDNETRKKIFEVHLRGKPIGKDVSSDELAAMTDTYVGADIAAIVREAVMAALRAFLASGVSEEQLGDRLKNIVIHKQHFEIAIRTVKPTSGPGAQQEFEARAEDLVRHAYA